A window of the Zeugodacus cucurbitae isolate PBARC_wt_2022May chromosome 2, idZeuCucr1.2, whole genome shotgun sequence genome harbors these coding sequences:
- the LOC105219550 gene encoding uncharacterized protein LOC105219550, producing the protein MTSDRFNLSEFSEYLDDTEGHRLAQFLQKKSGAVRNGAKRIFDCEPKRFSLNVRLKRLSSPPVPADVDEVEHECVIPETQDEDNENDVQNKEQRAELSVRNVLQQNLSQENHAQSSVALENTNNTHQNGTAINTSLPVKVMVPTGTNKTIREKQSMIISPVKSHETNKTLGPEVGVPSKISETVQRTIITEQNEPNDQPIESPLPMCTVSNSPVRLNEPNLRESQAECPRSPTFRKPELPLPIIPRTPRSPILKVSRSGGRSGDRLRRQVLKRLSNMENNGRRTLLKEFESTLYSSDFSPPICSTPMHHTPAEDVLKTPPRVNNSQNILKTTERNENIPNNEASQHTQNASVNQQEQSLLQNMVEALEETIKKIKSLENTQPTRTGTPESSINTTELPQTQHSLQQALVQTSNGNAGNSSKVLDTENLLQEVQKALTELRNSNMQSPKIVIPVNQTFNNVPAAVEKQIGANETNTECESAKVAQEAKTKTGGISHNNIHGTNTNSHCTRQHTLTESNLNNTSNCASPNNFINHPTFTRNDTAKTNLPTDSIQYNNATSRGSLRTWCQQTFTKQNGTHTDKVHGSLAHEPQKQEPSIRKCNNQTFAKSPTAPTRELRMSGNRTVSADISNPNISGVHSTLGRAENMRPATRSVHTTLSNKTLEVDLVKKQSIVNQNNSVAHASRSTRATNRQEVPTETADKEKSVKHALTEKSISLLLTDDEDEVEDTHYTVNKRHILRKSGPLNLAAEKPQTTKRSRRTIKRPTRTRTRALATSLLTSDTETESGPPPAHPLNLQHVKPVEHKKIHQLRRLPLNKAPSTPKNGELFADELKAQLARLTNHEILDLRKRNSLSLMNGKRLRKSTAELKQALQDKLKIEEEIEMEILRRELLGNTDGLQRKQHTEVAENPMESNGSESQLLNDVVEEVNDILFDKPPQAPAAFKDSSACATKTTEYNIDVSVPAPFKDNTAVVTDALKDNTVAALVSIEDNTEVVAAASEAYIDAVVPVTTTDDNADTAVIPAAPEPFQDNTDIVTAPNEFNTHGNIMHETLLQLTRRSDYNSSLVDDRSSERVTFVSSKLNNKSTTNEKRSRGRKKKSEQLPEVSKKYFELQKSIKKRRKNSISKRSLYSKGDSFDEDSEHSDNGKDNISRLIEPIPPPPTVSPVSEIQIASPPPQLTVSTASTYMLPRLPAEELVLPPAHFSDSNNPFATQVACQTDEELFKKPTKRAPHPSRKRKTPDTSILAPCNENEKEEGIRRSKRGQVPRNPSYLTTKRNGHSLFESLLSNVMKPKPSTKAQRKKTNETSSSHNSRFNCVDSRSDDLTTPVASSTVNVTNVKKRGRKPKQTQMAQTHAFSYLGETNVTSRSSVNSRAIIEDNMFSTPLQVIEEIPVETEEHATTSSFAAAAAANDNDNELPTTSNANATKTYKTTTKATKTTKTTTKSNRKTAATKKETAKAENKGGTRKRATGAKKKDQQQQQKEQHQEQETDAVEAAELAVDDDTPNHSRVLECSRVHLPPPPSLEKLSEMFDELKNAASKSRIEETASQGAESSSPTVGNDRVRRLRVRLRRVTAGDTDDASTGTSSASTSAANNESAQVTAGGRKELLAWLKNVSHLHSATDRQQVFMDMRPSTAGKLCFTDLEGIDYAFYDTEDKCSLGYLRFKPLQCKPSKRAKKYHLHFVVLAGTFEFSTERESGNFGVGDMIAINIGCRYSIKNMDNDIGILMVIKK; encoded by the exons AT GACTTCCGACCGCTTCAATTTAAGCGAGTTCTCGGAATATCTTGACGATACCGAAGGTCATCGCTTAGCACAGTTTTTGCAGAAAAAGAGTGGCGCAGTACGTAATGGTGCTAAACGGATTTTCGATTGTGAACCGAAGAGATTTAGCCTAAATGTACGTCTGAAGCGCTTAAGCTCACCACCAGTTCCAGCTGATGTTGATGAAGTTGAACACGAATGTGTCATACCTGAAACTCAGGATGAGGATAATGAGAATGATGTGCAAAATAAGGAACAAAGGGCAGAGTTATCTGTACGAAATGTATTGCAACAAAACCTTTCACAAGAAAATCATGCGCAGTCAAGTGTAGCATTGGAAAATACTAACAACACACATCAAAATGGAACCGCTATAAATACTTCCTTACCAGTTAAGGTTATGGTACCAACGGGTACCAATAAAACAATTCGTGAAAAACAAAGTATGATAATATCACCAGTGAAATCACATGAAACGAATAAAACATTAGGACCTGAAGTTGGAGTCCCATCCAAAATATCAGAAACTGTACAGCGCACAATTATAACTGAACAAAATGAGCCGAACGACCAACCGATAGaatcaccgttgccaatgtgcaCAGTATCAAATTCTCCAGTTCGATTGAATGAACCAAATCTACGGGAAAGTCAAGCAGAATGTCCTAGGTCACCCACATTTCGAAAACCAGAATTACCACTCCCCATCATTCCACGAACACCACGATCACCAATTTTAAAAGTTTCCCGTAGTGGAGGTCGAAGTGGCGATCGTCTGCGTCGTCAAGTATTAAAACGTCTGTCAAATATGGAGAACAATGGTAGGCGCACTTTGCTTAAGGAATTTGAAAGTACACTATATTCATCAGATTTT tCGCCACCAATATGCAGTACACCAATGCATCATACACCCGCTGAGGATGTACTAAAAACACCACCTCGAGTAAACAATTCACAAAATATACTCAAAACTACGGAGAGAAATGAGAATATTCCTAATAATGAGGCGTCACAGCACACACAAAATGCTAGTGTAAATCAACAAGAGCAATCATTACTGCAAAATATGGTTGAAGCTCTGGAagagacaataaaaaaaatcaaaagcttaGAAAATACTCAACCTACACGAACAGGTACACCCGAGTCGAGCATAAATACCACAGAGTTGCCTCAAACTCAACATTCATTACAACAAGCTCTTGTTCAGACTTCTAATGGGAATGCAGGAAATTCAAGTAAAGTCCTTGATACTGAGAATTTGCTGCAGGAAGTACAAAAGGCACTTACTGAATTAAGGAACTCAAATATGCAATCGCCAAAAATAGTTATACCAGTAAATCAGACATTTAACAATGTGCCCGCAGCAGTAGAAAAGCAAATTGGTGCAAATGAAACTAACACTGAATGTGAAAGTGCCAAAGTAGCACAGGAGGCGAAGACAAAAACCGGTGGAATATCACACAACAATATACACGGTACAAACACAAATTCTCATTGTACACGCCAGCACACACTAACAGAGTCAAATTTGAATAATACCAGCAATTGTGCTAGTcccaacaattttataaatcatCCTACTTTTACACGCAACGACACAGCAAAAACTAATCTACCGACAGACTCAATACAATATAACAATGCAACAAGTCGCGGAAGCTTACGCACCTGGTGTCAACAAACTTTTACAAAGCAGAATGGTACACATACTGATAAAGTGCATGGTAGCTTAGCACATGAACCCCAAAAACAAGAACCCTCAATAAGAAAGTGTAACAACCAAACATTTGCGAAATCACCCACAGCACCAACTAGAGAGCTCAGAATGAGTGGTAATCGAACGGTTTCTGCCGATATAAGCAACCCAAATATATCCGGTGTTCATTCAACACTAGGAAGGGCTGAAAATATGCGTCCTGCAACTCGCTCAGTTCATACAACGTTAAGCAATAAAACTTTGGAAGTCGATTTAGTTAAAAAACAATCTATTGTCAATCAAAATAACAGTGTTGCTCATGCCTCTAGAAGTACTAGAGCAACTAATAGACAAGAAGTGCCCACTGAAACTGCTGATAAAGAGAAGAGTGTTAAACATGCACTTACAGAAAAATCGATCTCCTTGCTTTTAACTGATGATGAAGATGAGGTAGAAGACACTCATTATACAGTGAATAAGAGACACATTTTACGTAAGAGTGGTCCTCTTAATCTCGCCGCAGAAAAACCACAGACCACAAAGCGTAGTCGTCGTACAATTAAACGCCCAACTAGAACGCGTACCAGAGCTTTAGCTACATCTTTACTCACAAGTGATACGGAAACAGAGTCTGGACCACCGCCAGCGCATCCACTTAATTTGCAACATGTCAAACCAGTTGaacataagaaaatacaccaaTTAAGGCGACTACCCTTAAATAAAGCACCAAGTACACCGAAAAATGGTGAACTATTCGCTGATGAACTAAAAGCGCAATTGGCACGTCTAACAAATCATGAGATTCTTGATTTGCGCAAACGTAATTCGTTGAGTTTAATGAACGGTAAACGTCTAAGAAAATCGACCGCCGAGTTGAAGCAGGCTTTACaggataaattaaaaattgaagaagaaaTCGAAATGGAAATTTTGCGGCGCGAATTATTGGGCAACACTGATGGCTTGCAGAGAAAGCAGCATACTGAAGTCGCTGAAAATCCTATGGAATCAAATGGAAGCGAATCACAGTTGTTGAATGACGTAGTTGAGGAAGTTAATGACATTCTATTTGATAAACCACCGCAAGCACCGGCCGCATTTAAAGATAGCTCTGCGTGTGCGACTAAAACAACTGAGTATAATATTGATGTTTCAGTGCCTGCTCCATTTAAGGATAACACTGCCGTTGTAACTGATGCATTAAAGGACAATACCGTTGCTGCGCTTGTGTCAATAGAGGATAATACTGAAGTTGTAGCTGCAGCTTCTGAGGCATATATTGATGCAGTCGTTCCTGTTACAACAACTGATGACAATGCCGATACTGCCGTTATACCTGCTGCCCCTGAACCATTTCAGGATAATACTGATATTGTCACTGCACCTAATGAATTTAATACACACGGCAACATAATGCACGAAACGCTCCTGCAATTGACACGACGATCGGATTATAATTCCTCATTAGTTGATGATAGAAGTAGTGAACGTGTTACGTTTGTTTCATCAAAACTTAATAATAAAAGTACTACAAATGAGAAAAGGTCGCGTGGACGAAAGAAAAAGTCAGAGCAGTTG CCGGaagtatcaaaaaaatattttgaattacaaaaaagtattaaaaaacgcCGCAAAAATAGCATCTCCAAACGCTCGCTATACTCCAAAGGTGACTCTTTTGACGAAGATAGCGAACATTCAGATAATGGAAAAGATAATATTTCGAGGCTAATAGAACCGATACCACCTCCACCAACAGTTTCACCGGTAAGCGAAATACAAATAGCATCACCGCCGCCACAATTGACTGTTTCGACCGCTTCTACATATATGCTGCCACGTTTGCCTGCGGAAGAATTGGTTTTGCCGCCAGCGCATTTCTCAGATAGTAACAATCCCTTTGCCACACAAGTGGCATGCCAAACCGATGAAGAACTCTTCAAAAAGCCCACAAAGCGTGCGCCACATCCTTCACGTAAACGCAAGACACCCGATACAAGTATATTGGCCCCttgcaatgaaaatgaaaaggagGAAG GCATACGTCGATCGAAACGCGGCCAAGTGCCCCGGAATCCATCATATCTCACCACCAAACGGAACGGTCATTCACTGTTCGAATCACTGTTGAGCAATGTTATGAAACCGAAGCCTTCAACTAAAGCTCAAAGAAAGAAAACTAATGAAACCAGCTCCAGCCACAATAGTAGATTTAATTGTGTTGATAGTAGAAGCGATGATTTGACCACACCAGTTGCCTCCAGCACAGTAAATGTGACCAATGTGAAGAAAAGAGGTCGTAAACCTAAACAAACGCAGATGGCACAAACGCACGCGTTTAGTTATCTTGGCGAAACGAATGTAACATCGCGCAGCAGCGTTAACTCACGTGCAATTATAGAAGATAATATGTTCAGCACACCGTTGCAAGTGATCGAAGAAATACCTGTAGAAACTGAGGAGCATGCGACTACTAGTTCCTTCGCAGCTGCAGCAGCGGCGAACGACAATGACAATGAGCTACCAACTACATCCAACGCCAACGCCACCAAAACATACAAAACCACAACGAAAGCAACTAAAACGACTAAAACGACAACGAAAAGCAACAGAAAGACTGCAGCAACTAAAAAGGAAACTGCGAAAGCGGAAAATAAAGGCGGAACAAGGAAGAGGGCGACAGGCGCTAAAAAGAaagatcagcaacaacaacaaaaagaacaacatCAAGAACAAGAAACAGACGCTGTTGAAGCAGCAGAGCTAGCGGTGGATGATGACACCCCAAATCACTCCAGAGTATTGGAGTGTAGCCGAGTGCATTTGCCACCGCCACCGTCGCTGGAGAAGCTCAGTGAAATGTTTGATGAATTGAAAAATGCGGCCAGCAAATCGCGCATTGAAGAAACTGCATCACAAGGTGCCGAATCAAGCTCACCGACGGTGGGTAACGATCGTGTACGGCGGTTGCGTGTACGTTTGCGTCGTGTAACGGCAGGTGACACCGACGACGCGTCGACCGGCACAAGCTCTGCATCGACCAGTGCAGCAAACAATGAGTCGGCACAAGTGACGGCAGGCGGTCGCAAGGAGTTGCTGGCGTGGCTGAAGAATGTATCACATTTACATTCCGCCACCGATAGACAGCAAGTCTTTATGGATATGCGACCTT CCACTGCAGGTAAATTATGTTTTACCGATCTGGAAGGTATAGACTATGCCTTCTACGATACCGAGGATAAATGTTCTCTAGGCTATTTGCGCTTCAAGCCGCTGCAGTGCAAGCCTTCGAAGCGTGCGAAGAAATATCATTTG CATTTTGTTGTACTTGCGGGTACATTTGAATTTAGCACGGAACGTGAAAGCGGCAATTTCGGTGTTGGCGATATGATAGCCATTAATATAG GTTGTCgctatagcatcaagaatatggATAATGATATAGGCATTTTAATGGTGATAAAGAAGTAG
- the LOC105219551 gene encoding BOS complex subunit NCLN isoform X1 has protein sequence MFEDAENFADIFRGGLPYLLIALPVLLICSANPALASSEFSVQRMSQYDVNGVAYGCRASALSLEAKSLYTWSTGRHCVVAKLQDITIDQFREIRQKTGGLVILLPQNVSGMTFEEKEHLNLLEQAMLAQPNSIPIYFSPYKPELDRIITDVTRTTSNNVEGKAQRTSAATELLSSISANGYQVIVSGASHLASKSSKIPIIQGELVATTKLLKQVENGGESNSKLPLIIITAHLNTFGLYNEYPLNADAAVLLTLADVFSKLHSTPNAVPKYRLLFLLTETGTLLNFQGVKKWLDENVQLQEDIVSITGTLIAAKNPTNIKEENVDFVLCLDTITQSLNAEPGNLYMHVSKPPKEGTAMNDFYKLLKTIAAQYGNVSVDGVHKKINLADQQLAWEHERFSMRRLPAFTISALKSPKEPVRATIFKDSEEQIIAQTQQHAKILAETLAHYVYGLQEPYEIFAGPLAINKKLIKAYLQVKSALHNNDLKNAFEKYLKNVKIMYDKPDTRDPDFMFYDGQEARLNVYHVKPAIFDLFLTILICAYLGSVYFVIQFFPALYDTVCKMTKAQAQLTQTNSNNTKSKVN, from the exons ATGTTTGAGGATGCTGAGAATTTTGCGGATATTTTCCGCGGTGGACTGCCATATCTCCTGATTGCATTGCCCGTTTTACTCATTTGCTCTGCTAATCCTGCTTTGGCATCCAGTGAATTCTCCGTGCAGCGGATGTCACAGTACGATGTAAATGGTGTGGCTTATG GATGCCGTGCATCTGCATTATCGCTAGAAGCGAAATCGCTTTATACTTGGAGTACAGGCAGGCACTGTGTGGTTGCAAA ATTACAAGATATAACTATCGATCAATTCCGTGAAATACGACAAAAGACAGGTGGTTTGGTCATACTACTGCCGCAAAATGTCAGTGGTATGACATTTGAGGAAAAGGAG caCCTCAACTTGCTCGAACAAGCTATGTTGGCGCAACCTAACTCAATACCAATATACTTTTCACCATATAAACCAGAGCTCGATCGCATTATAACAGACGTCACAAGAACTACTAGCAATAATGTTGAGGGTAAAGCACAACGCACCTCAGCGGCTACAGAGCTGCTATCTTCAATATCAGCCAATGGTTATCAGGTTATTGTATCTGGTGCGAGTCATTTAGCTAGCAAAAGCAGCAAGATACCCATTATACAAGGTGAACTGGTTGCCACAACTAAACTTTTGAAACAAGTGGAAAATGGCGGTGAATCGAACAGCAAATTGCCATTAATCATCATAACCGCACATCTCAACACATTCGGATTGTACAAT GAATACCCATTAAACGCCGATGCCGCTGTGTTGCTAACACTCGCTGATGTCTTTAGCAAATTGCACAGCACCCCTAATGCAGTGCCGAAATATCGCTTATTATTCTTACTCACAGAAACGGGCACACTGCTAAATTTCCAAGGTGTCAAAAAGTGGCTCGATGAGAATGTGCAACTGCAG GAAGACATCGTGTCCATTACAGGCACTTTAATTGCGGCCAAGAATCCAACGAATATTAAAGAAGAG AACGTTGATTTCGTGCTCTGCTTGGACACAATCACCCAGTCGTTGAACGCTGAACCTGGCAACCTTTACATGCACGTCTCGAAACCACCTAAAGAGGGCACCGCAATGAATGATTTCTACAAGTTACTTAAAACCATAGCCGCACAATATGGCAATGTTTCGGTCGATGGCGTACATAAGAAAATCAATTTGGCCGATCAGCAACTCGCCTGGGAGCATGAACGTTTCAGCATGCGCCGTTTGCCCGCATTCACCATATCCGCATTGAAATCACCCAAAGAGCCAGTACGCGCCACTATATTCAAAGACTCCGAGGAGCAAATCATTGCGCAAACACAACAACATGCCAAAATCTTAGCTGAAACATTAGCACATTACGTGTATGGGCTGCAAGAACCATATGAAATCTTCGCTGGACCACTG GCAATCAACAAGAAACTCATTAAAGCCTACCTGCAAGTTAAATCTGCGCTACACAATAATGACCTGAAGAACGCTTTCGAAAAGTACCTTAAGAATGTCAAGATCATGTATGATAAACCTGACACACGCGATCCGGACTTTATGTTCTACGATGGTCAAGAGGCGCGCCTCAATGTATATCACGTGAAACCTGCCATTTTCGATCTCTTCCTCACCATACTCATCTGCGCATACCTCGGCTCCGTGTACTTTGTCATACAATTCTTCCCAGCGTTATATGATACAGTTTGTAAAATGACCAAAGCGCAAGCGCAACTGACGCAAACGAATTCCAATAATACAAAGTCAAAAGTAAATTAG
- the LOC105219551 gene encoding BOS complex subunit ncln isoform X2: MFEDAENFADIFRGGLPYLLIALPVLLICSANPALASSEFSVQRMSQYDVNGVAYGCRASALSLEAKSLYTWSTGRHCVVAKLQDITIDQFREIRQKTGGLVILLPQNVSGMTFEEKEHLNLLEQAMLAQPNSIPIYFSPYKPELDRIITDVTRTTSNNVEGKAQRTSAATELLSSISANGYQVIVSGASHLASKSSKIPIIQGELVATTKLLKQVENGGESNSKLPLIIITAHLNTFGLYNEYPLNADAAVLLTLADVFSKLHSTPNAVPKYRLLFLLTETGTLLNFQGVKKWLDENVQLQNVDFVLCLDTITQSLNAEPGNLYMHVSKPPKEGTAMNDFYKLLKTIAAQYGNVSVDGVHKKINLADQQLAWEHERFSMRRLPAFTISALKSPKEPVRATIFKDSEEQIIAQTQQHAKILAETLAHYVYGLQEPYEIFAGPLAINKKLIKAYLQVKSALHNNDLKNAFEKYLKNVKIMYDKPDTRDPDFMFYDGQEARLNVYHVKPAIFDLFLTILICAYLGSVYFVIQFFPALYDTVCKMTKAQAQLTQTNSNNTKSKVN; encoded by the exons ATGTTTGAGGATGCTGAGAATTTTGCGGATATTTTCCGCGGTGGACTGCCATATCTCCTGATTGCATTGCCCGTTTTACTCATTTGCTCTGCTAATCCTGCTTTGGCATCCAGTGAATTCTCCGTGCAGCGGATGTCACAGTACGATGTAAATGGTGTGGCTTATG GATGCCGTGCATCTGCATTATCGCTAGAAGCGAAATCGCTTTATACTTGGAGTACAGGCAGGCACTGTGTGGTTGCAAA ATTACAAGATATAACTATCGATCAATTCCGTGAAATACGACAAAAGACAGGTGGTTTGGTCATACTACTGCCGCAAAATGTCAGTGGTATGACATTTGAGGAAAAGGAG caCCTCAACTTGCTCGAACAAGCTATGTTGGCGCAACCTAACTCAATACCAATATACTTTTCACCATATAAACCAGAGCTCGATCGCATTATAACAGACGTCACAAGAACTACTAGCAATAATGTTGAGGGTAAAGCACAACGCACCTCAGCGGCTACAGAGCTGCTATCTTCAATATCAGCCAATGGTTATCAGGTTATTGTATCTGGTGCGAGTCATTTAGCTAGCAAAAGCAGCAAGATACCCATTATACAAGGTGAACTGGTTGCCACAACTAAACTTTTGAAACAAGTGGAAAATGGCGGTGAATCGAACAGCAAATTGCCATTAATCATCATAACCGCACATCTCAACACATTCGGATTGTACAAT GAATACCCATTAAACGCCGATGCCGCTGTGTTGCTAACACTCGCTGATGTCTTTAGCAAATTGCACAGCACCCCTAATGCAGTGCCGAAATATCGCTTATTATTCTTACTCACAGAAACGGGCACACTGCTAAATTTCCAAGGTGTCAAAAAGTGGCTCGATGAGAATGTGCAACTGCAG AACGTTGATTTCGTGCTCTGCTTGGACACAATCACCCAGTCGTTGAACGCTGAACCTGGCAACCTTTACATGCACGTCTCGAAACCACCTAAAGAGGGCACCGCAATGAATGATTTCTACAAGTTACTTAAAACCATAGCCGCACAATATGGCAATGTTTCGGTCGATGGCGTACATAAGAAAATCAATTTGGCCGATCAGCAACTCGCCTGGGAGCATGAACGTTTCAGCATGCGCCGTTTGCCCGCATTCACCATATCCGCATTGAAATCACCCAAAGAGCCAGTACGCGCCACTATATTCAAAGACTCCGAGGAGCAAATCATTGCGCAAACACAACAACATGCCAAAATCTTAGCTGAAACATTAGCACATTACGTGTATGGGCTGCAAGAACCATATGAAATCTTCGCTGGACCACTG GCAATCAACAAGAAACTCATTAAAGCCTACCTGCAAGTTAAATCTGCGCTACACAATAATGACCTGAAGAACGCTTTCGAAAAGTACCTTAAGAATGTCAAGATCATGTATGATAAACCTGACACACGCGATCCGGACTTTATGTTCTACGATGGTCAAGAGGCGCGCCTCAATGTATATCACGTGAAACCTGCCATTTTCGATCTCTTCCTCACCATACTCATCTGCGCATACCTCGGCTCCGTGTACTTTGTCATACAATTCTTCCCAGCGTTATATGATACAGTTTGTAAAATGACCAAAGCGCAAGCGCAACTGACGCAAACGAATTCCAATAATACAAAGTCAAAAGTAAATTAG